The DNA region AAGAAATTTCTAGAAAGATTTATCATATTTATTTATGATATCACCAGAACTTGTAGAGACTTTAGAAAGAATTTTCTTTTTAGTTTTGAGACTCTTGCATTGAGGCATATAGTTGTTGTTTTTCAAAATGAGATTGTATTCACTCAAACTCGAAAAATCTGTTTGAAGCTTATAGTTAGCTTCTAATTTAGATGCATGAATCTTCTTCAGATCCTTGTATTTGTCTAGAAGATTCTGATATTTTTATAGAACTTCTGATAAACTAGATTCAAGCTCAGAACGAGAAAGTTCaaaaaatacctcttcagaataTAACTCATATTCTGATTCTGGTTGAATCATTTCTGAAGAGCTTTTATGCAAGCCATCAGTGCCACATTAGCCTGCTCTTCTTCAAAATCATCTTTTGAAAACTCTGAATCATCCTATGTAGCCATCAGACCCTTCTTCTTTCCTCTGAAGTTCTTCCTAGGCCTTTCTTTCTTTAAATTGGGACATTCATTCTTGAAGTGGCCAGGCTTCTTGCACTCAAAGCACGTGAGTTCTTTGCCAACTCCAGTCTTCTTAGATCCAGAAGTGGACTCAGAACGACCACATGTCCTTCTTTTTCCTCTGAATTTGCCTTGCCTTTTCTTCCAAAGTTGACTAACACGTCTGGATAGAAGAAACAATTCATCTTCTTCTGATTCTGATTCCTCTTCAGACTCTTCATCCATTTTTGCTCGAAGAGCTTTTATCTTCTcagatcttcctgaagacttcAGAGCAATAAAATTGCTCTTTCTCTTGGGCTCATCTTCCTCGAGCCCAATCTCATGACTTCTTAAATAACTAATTAGTTCTTTAAGAGAAGTGTTGTTAAGATCCCTTGATAGCTTCAGAGCTCTTACCATAGGTCTCCAACACTTAGGTAGACTTTTGATGATATTTTTAACATGATTAGTAGTATAATACCCCTTGTTAAAAACCTTAAGTCCTGCAATAAGAGTCTAAAACCTTGAGAACACGTTCTCAACAATTTCTTCATCCTCCATCTTGAATGCTTCATATTTTTAAATCAAGGCAAGAGTCTTGGTTTCTTTGACTTGTACATTCCCTTCATGTGTCATCCTCAGAGAATCAAATATAAATTTAGTAGTATCTCTGTTGGTGATTTTCTCATACTCAGTGTATGAAATATCATTTAGTAAGATGGTTTTtgctttgtgatgattcttatAGTCTTTCTTATGTTGACATATCATTACTCTTCTTTTAACTTTATTGCCACTTGCATCTACTGGGTCTTCGTAACCATTAACTACCATATTCCATATATCAACATTGTGGCCTAGAATGAAGCTTTTTATTCTATCCTTCCAATAGTCAAATCTATCTCCATAAAAAAACgggaggtttagcattgtaatGATCTCTATCATTTGTTTGAACAACTGGTGGTGGAAGGGCAGCCATTGTGTTTCACACTAGATCTTTATCTgacactgttaagtgtttgatatCTTATTAAGACTAGAACCAGAGCTCTAATGCCAAttgaaggtggcaagaaacacaagaaaggggAGTTTGAATTGAGTTTATAAAAACAAAAGCTTTTCCAAAACCAATTCGCTAAAGCAATAAcacgaacaagaaaaataacaaagttatttttataCTGGTCCACTGCTAACGAAGCTACCTCCAACCCACCCTAtcaaggtgatttttccttcttaacaagaacttaatccactataactGAAACTGATTACAGACAACACAAAGACAAAATGtctttgtcttcttgagtctatctgactaaaacctagtaacataaggaaaccactcaaacaacTTTGAGATTTACAAGTGTGTGTTTACAAGTATTGCTTCTAATAAAGAAGATTAACACAAGTTAAATACAGTGAATATCTCACAAAATAACGAGAAAAAACTCTTGTGTATTTACAAAGAATATACACAACAAATATTTACATCAGCAAAAGAGCGTGTGTATGAGCATAGTATTGCACAGTGAATTAGCAACTTCTTCAATTCTtccaagtctcctttatataggtAGTTAAAAGATCTATTGTGGGATAGAATTGGAATAACAAAATGCAGATGTCTCTTTGTGTAACAGTTTGCATATAGGAggcaaaatggtacaatagtattGTCCTTGGCCCACAAAATCAGCATAGTGGATGGAAGGGTGATGTTTTGCCGTGTACTTTTTTTCTGatgcaaaaccttttgatcttatcttctaaaCCTCTTGACTAAGATACTAGTTGACATAATCTTCAGAACCTCGGTCTTTAGAGTCTTGACACAATTCCTCTgaacctggtcttcagagtcttcagatttTGTTCTTTAGAACTTAAGCGTAGAATCTTGAAGGTTAACCATCCTTCAGAGGCTCTTCAATCAGAGTCACAGTCAGAAGCTTTAGCACAAACGTTCATCAGAATCGTTGTCTAAGAGCTTTCTAGAACTTGACAACATCTTGTAAAACATTTGtatctcttcagagtcagagtgtGTCGATTCCAGAATCTGATGATGTCACACGTCAATGCTTCAGAATCAAAACCTGTTAGCAAAAACTACACACTAGATAAAAATCATTGGTGTACAAAATTGTTCTCAAAGAAAtaatgcattgttatcatcaaaatttaAGGTCATATGTAGAACCAAATCTCGTTCTTACAATTGATAGGTCAAGTCTTTCATCATTTCAGAAATGTATTATTGTTATCCGTATGTTGGCATATGAAACATCTGTTGATAGTGTGGATGACTATTTGAGAATTGGTGAAACCACAACACTAAAATGTGTTGATAAGTATATAAGAGGAATGATCAGTATCTTTGGGGCACAATATTTGTGAAAGCCAAATGTTGAAGATATTGAACGTCTGATGCGAATGAGGGAGGCACGAGGATTTCCATGTATGTTATGGAGCATTGATTTTGTGCATTGGGAGTGAAAAAATTGTCCATTTGCATTGAAAGGGAAATACATTCGATGTGATAATGGGAAACCAATTGTTATACTTGAAGCAGTGGCTTCACAAGACTTATGGATTTGGCATGTATTCTTTAGGGTAGTGGGTCCAAACAACAATATTAATGTGTTGAACCAATTCAATGTCTTCAACCATGTTCTGCAAGGACGAGCTCCCGGGGTTCATTATACAATCAATCGTACTGAATACAAAAAGATCTATTATCTATCGAATGATATTTATCCTGAATGGGCCACGTTTGTGAAAAGTATTCTGATACCACAAAGGGATAAGAGAAAAATGTTTGCTCAACATCAAGAAGGGGCAAGAAAGGATATTGAATGGGCATTTGAAATTCTCCAATCCCGCGATTTGCGATCATACGTAACCCGTCATGATCTTGGCACTTAGACACACTCCACCGCATAATGAACACATGCATCGTATTACACAACATGATTCTTGAAGATGAACGTGCCTCATATGGTagaaattttaattttttttatgatcATTTGAGTAATGATACGATTTCCGGATGATTCTAATATTGATTTTCAAGAGTTCCTAAGTAGAAGATTTGATATGAGTGATAAACAAATTCATCAACATCTTCAACAAGACTTAATGGAACATATATGACAACGTTGAGGGCAAAAGAATAACataaattgaaaaatattataaATTGCCGTTTTCTTATATTTTATGTtagtaatttatttttatttatttttaataaattatttgTCATATGTCGTGcttttttaatatatatatatatatatatatatatatatatatatatatatatatatatatatatatatatatatatatatatatatatatatatatatatatattatttcGATTTATTTTAAATgtataattttaatattttaatatatttaaattaaattgttttaattatattttttttataatgtGAGATTAAATCTATTTtaaagtttttaataaattacataaatatttaaaaaattatagTTGAATTGTTTAAAAGTATGAATGTGTAATATAAAGACTCAAATATATATATGGATGCTCTTAGACTTAGACTTAGAGGGGTGGAGATTCTCTACcgtgaaaagaaaagaaaaactgGATGATGTCTTGTTTTTATCCTTGCCATTTAAgtaattttaaattaattttatgatctataatgaaatgaaatgaaatcAACCATTATGATTGCACGGGAGGAGAATATCCTTTCCCGACTTAGAGCTCTACATTGATAGTACTACTTATGATTTGTCACTAGATAAATAAACGGACAAAAGGAACAGAGTTGTGATTCTTTTGAACAGTGTGGataatagaaagaaaaaaaacaaaaatgtgCAGTCTCGAGAAGCGTGACAATCTATGGATCCTAACAATTACCGGCGATGATCAAAACCGCCTCAATCCAACCCTAATCGATTCCCTTCTCTCAACCCTAACAAATCTCTCTTCCCAATCCACTCCCGGCTCCGTCCTCATCACCACCGCCAAAGGCAAATTCTTCTCCAACGGCTTCGACTTGCTATGGGCTCGTGCCGCCGGCTCCAAATCCGCCGCAGCGGTTCGCCTTCAATCAATGGTCGATTCGCTTAAACCAGTCGCCGCGGCGATGATATCGCTTCCTATGCCGACGATCGCCGCCATCAACGGCCACGCCTCTGCCGCCGGGCTCTTGCTCGCCATGTGTCATGACTATGTCACGATGAGAAGTGACCGAGGCGTGTTGTATATGCCGGAGGTAGATCTAGGACTTCCGCTGCCGGATTACTTCTCTGCCGTAATGAAAGAGAAGATCAAAACGCCAGCGGTGCTGCGTGATGTGTTGTTGGCCGGCGTGAAGATAAAGGGGAAAGAGGCGGTTGAGATGGGGATAGTGGATTCGGCGCATGATAGCGTGGAGAGTACGATAGAGGCTGCGGTGCGCTTGGGGGAAGAATTGGCACAGAAGAAATGGGTTGGGAAAGTGTATGCAGAGATAAGGAAGAGTTTGTATCCTGATGCATGCAAGGTTTTGGGATTGACTCCAATCTCACTCATATCTAAGATGTGAATTGAAAGTTTCAGTCTTTCATTCCAACTTTTTCATTTTATTAAGGAATTTTATTGGATTCTTTAAGATTGTGTTTGTTTTAATCATTGAATTGGCGATAAGTCTGACAAAATCAGATGTCAGTGTATTTTTGTTCAATTGTGTATTTTCATTGGTCAAAGATGTTTGTGGTTCATTTCTCTTTATAAAATCCTAAATGCATTATTCTTGGTGGTAAAGATCAACTAATATTGTTCCTATAAAAGGGAAGGATACATATTTGAATCCTCGaaatctcttttattcatttttatattaactcttttattcatttttataTTAACTCTTTTAATATATTTGAAATGTTGTTCTATTATAGGGGAAGCACTCTCATTCTAATAACTACTATATTATTCCTATAAAAGGGAAGGATACAAATATTGTTCTTATAAAAGGGAAGCACTCTCATTCTAATAACTTTGAAATGTTTGTATTAAAGCTTCTTTCTCTCACAACACAATTTTTCCTAACCGACGTTTCTTTATTAATTACCGTTACCTTACTAACAGAACTAACTCATTATACCTAAAATCACATAACACAATCTTATTTCAACCAACCCGACTCCCAATAATCTTACCTTTTCCTCCATTTTCATCATAGTCTTAAAGAACAATTTTGCATCTTATCAAACTTCAAAAATTGAGttgagaattttttttataaaacaaatTCATTAGAGTGCTTATTTCAATTTAAATAGTTATTTGCAGAAATAAAAATGGTGATGATTGCGGAAACTGCGACGAAACGGAGTTTTTTATGTTCTTTGAGGACGCAACATCGTGGATTGAAGATTATGATCACGATGCTTTTTGAATTAGAGGTATCAGTGCTGATAATTGGAGTTGCTATCTCATATATGGACATGGTGGACTAGGGGTACCTGTATGTTTAGCACTCCAACGTCCAAGTCAATTAATGTTCAAGATAGATGATAAGAAAAGTGGATATTAGAGATTATGTGTGTATCTTAGAGATTATGTTTGTACCTTAGAATCCTACGTACCTTTCGCATTAGACGAGAGATCAGAGTACCGTAGTTCTTCTTGAGAatgtacatgaatatgtaccacatgatcctttgatagaaccatatattcgAGGATGCGGTTTTGGTAATCTACTTAACATAGTCTTATACTCGGTTAACTATAtatttattcttgctttgttagAGAGATGAGATTTAGCTATTTTGTCTCAGCTATATAGTTCgttgtgtaaaaatgccaaaaaatataCTTGTACCTTTATTCATGCGCCTATTTACTACAAGCATGTGGTTGGTCAAGACTGTCATCACTCGCCCTCGTCAACGAGAAGCCATTCATATTCCCTTTTGCAACAAAGTAAATTTAAAATTTTAACATCTAATTTATTAGACTTTATACTACAACTAATTGTAAATAATATTTTCCCAATCTTTtcgatctaggtggtcagttaaagggatgaactacaacaggtgtctgaAACAAGCTGTAGTAGTCTATAACAATCTTTTagaccacattggaccagacgatgtaatactaCTACATAACTCTACATTcgattttaaaaaaattatccaattacatatcatctaatcatgtcatattcttgtacagtttatctggaggccatatctgggtcttgatcatcaggttaaccatgatgatgatgcatTTTGGACAACAAAAATATCAATTATCCGATTCACTACCATGGAGATGCACTAGAGTGACTGTGTAAAACTGCAGTTCAGCATGGAACAACAAACTCCAGAAtctccgacgtgtttgggagattggcatcaacaaagagtcgatggccaatgggattattccgaatggagagactttgcaaaagagatgtgtcgtcattgtaagaatcgacgacaacacatcttaaacgaaccagtcatacatgatactagaccaactcaacatatatggcatggtttaggtcggttacaacgccacagtttgtgtctgagccaaagtatttgattgatccacgccaacgaGTTTCATCATCAACCGTCCAACAACAAATCCTCACTCAAGAACAATGTCAAtccacccaaacccaacgaccaacctcataccatcaccctaccatatacacccaacctcataaccaattcatgccacacacccaaactcaaaacTAGGAATCAAATCCTAACCACCAATAACCATACGCAGCCATGACAACAGTCTATAGCCTAGATGATTCATACGATTCAGCGTCATgccatcgtagccccccaccaatgaaAACCCAAACATCATATCCCCACAACACTCAatcattgtttgactttaatACATCACatgaaccattgcttcgtttccaaaacgatttAATGCCCCAATTCGGGCAACCATACCGTCCATAATTCACCCAACCACAACGACCCAACTACGATAACATGGGCACCAAACTCAATTACAGAAGCACCGTTGGCGACAACTCCCCCAACTATTGGGGACAAATGATGACAAATCTATCAAATACTGTTGAACCTTCCATCAGACAttcacaccagccaccattgcatcatgtcagcactcaaagaccccaaacacatcaggaaaatcatgGGAGACCTCGAAGATAGGCTAACACACCTAGATGTGGAACATATGGGCGTTTCAATCGGGCAGATCATTGATATTCTTGTCAATTTTATGTATTTTTACTTTATAATATAATAGAATTTTTAATTTaagtatttaatttaattataaatataaagttttaaaatttaattaaaaaaatggaaagtgcatgcgccacatgcattggcgcatacaCTGATGTAGTTTATGCATGTGCCAATACATGTGGCTTCAAGACATGCATGCACCTAGGCCATTGACGCCTAAGCTTATTTGCATGGCATGCATGCACCGATGGCTTGGGCGCCTCCTTGGAATGTTAATTAGATGTGTCAGTTCAACTGGCGCATCAATAATGAAATGTGGTTATTTCGgtaattaatttgaaaaataggTTATTTTAGTATTTAAATTGGAAAAAAATGGTTATTTACAAAAAACTTTTTTCTTGatattttcattaaaaaaattaacaaaaaaaaggaattaaaaatgaataaaaatcaaACACGAAAATGcacaaaaaataaaatgaacGCATTAAATTAATCTACACAAAATAATGTTTCACAAAACAGACAGTCGTAGATCAAATTTTGCAATAAAATATGCTCGGATAAAAAGGCTTAGACCGATAAAAAATGCGACCGTGTGAAGATTCGAAAAAATTAAATAAGCATACCGAGTTAAACTATGCGAATCGTAGATCAAACAGTTGCAGGCCTAAACCTAAaaaaatttgcccgttaattttACGCGCAATTGAAATCGATTCAACGGATCTGCCTATAAAATCTAATTTTATTCTGGTTGGCTTTTTAGGCATTAATCTTAAACAAGTGTATGtcatgatatgcaaatgatgcaaatgTCATGTGAATGAATCAATTTATTGATCTAGGGGGAAATTAGGGTATAACAACTACCCATATTTAAATAGCTTTGTGAGATGGCATGAGTGATGATAATCCTCATAAAATCCTGGTGAAAGGTATTTAAATACAGAAATACCCAAATTTTGTCCCCGaatgcaatgaaatgatatgatacGTTATGAATTTATGGAGTACTCTTTTTTTCTTTGTTGGGGATATGATGTGATATGAGATGAACCCTAGCAAAATATCTTATGATGGATGAAAAATGAAAGGTGGAGCTGTGGGGATTAATGGAGAAATGTGGTAATGATGGTCCACATGGAATGAAATGATAAACAGGGTgaaagacttgctgaggataaaGACCCTGCTAGAGAAATTCAAATGGAGGTTACCTGGGGAATATTCAAAAGTGGGTTCCATCAACTTGTCAGAGATAACAAACAGATGCTTTGGAATGTATCTGAAAGGTTGTGTATATTTCTAATTATAAATTCATCCCAACACAGGCTCTGTAGATTCTTAATAAAGAATTCATCTACGACGAGATTTTGGAGATTTCTGATTAGAAATTCATCAAAGACAAACTCTGGATATTCTTAAGAAATAATTCATTTGAGACAGAAGATTGGAGATTCTTAAGATAAAATTCATCTGCCATGATTATGGATATTTATGATTAGAAATTCATCCAAGCAGGGTTGTGGAGATTTCTGATTATAAATTCATCCAAACACAAAATACAAACTTTGGAGATTCTTAAGAAAAAATTCATCAGAGGCAAGATTCTGGAGATTTCTTATTAGAAATTCATCCAAGACAGACTCTGGAGATTCTTACGAAAGAATTCATATTAGACAGGATTTTAGAGATTCCTGATTAGAAATTCATCCAAGACATACTATGGAGATTCTTAAGAAATAATTCATCTGAGACAGAAGATTGGAGATTCTTAAGAAAGAATTCATCTGATGGGATTATGGAGATTTCGGTTTAGAAATTCATCCAAACAAGGTTATGGAGATTTCTGATTAGAAATTCATCCAAATACAAAATCTAGAGATTCTTAAGAAATAGTTCACCCAAGGCAGGTTTCTGGAGATTTCTGATTAAAAATTCATCCAAATACAAACTCCAGAGATTCTTAAAAAAAAATTCATCTGAGTACATGTTATATAAATTCCTTAAAACGAAGAATCATACAACTGACTTTCTTGGAGTACATCAAAATAACTAGAGATGTATCCGAAAGTAACATATATAAATTCTAAATAAGTGCCAAACAAAATTGGACTTTTGGTCAAAGGATAAATTGTTGATCACAACAAGACCTTGGTCAATGCAAATGAGCGCGAGCCATATTTCAGGCTATGCATGATTTTGAATTTTGCTTTaatgcatgatatatgaatgatcattGCATGCAAATGTTGATGCTTATGAGGACTGTGAGTTTATAGAGATTTTTTTATGGAGGACGCCGGTAACAACCGGATTTGAAGGTGGGTGCCGGTGACAACCAGACTTTTATGGTAGGTGTCGGTGACAACTGGACTTTTGATGAATGAATGTCGGTAACAACCAGAATTTGAATAGAGAAGGTCAATGCTAATTGGATTTTGTGTGGATGCTAGTAACAACTGAACTTTGATGGATGAATGTTGGTAACAACTAGACTGAGATGAATGAATGCTAATGAGAACTAGACTTTGGAGTGGGGTGCCGGTAACAACCGGATTATGAAATGGATATCGATGACAATCGAAATTTGAAAGGGATGTTGGTTACAACCGAATTATGAAATGGATACCGCTGACAATCGAACTTTGAAATGGATGTCGGCAACAAGCGGATTATGAAATGGATACCGGTGACAACCGTACTTTGAAAAGGATGTCGATAACAACCGAATTATGAAATTGATACCGATGACAACCAGACTTTGAAATGGATGCCGGTAACAACCGGATTACGAAATGGATACTAGTGACAACCAAACTTTGAAAGGAATGCCAGTAACAACTGGACTTTGAAATGGGTGTTGATAACAACCAGACTTTAAAATTGATGTCAGTAACAACCGGACTTTGAAATGGATGACGGTAACAACCAGACTTTGAAATGGATTCCGGTAACAATCGGACTTTGAAATGGATTCCGGTAACAACCAGAATTTAAAGATGGATGTTGGTAACAACTGGACTTTAAAGATGGATGTCGGTACTAATCGGACTTTGAAAGGGATGTCAGTAACAATCAGACTTTGAAGTGGGGCCGGTAACAACCGAAATTTAAAGATGGAGGCTTTGATTTTTTTTATCGCCAATGAAAATTGGACTTTGATTTTGAAAATGCCAATGAAATTAGACTTTTAAGCACTAATGACGCTTGGATTTTGGATTTTGAGGATGCCAATGAAGATTAGACTTTGGTCTTTCATATTCATTCTACAAGGCTTTCATATTCATTCTACAAGGCTCCATGCTATGGAAATATGCCAGATGCATGTGATGATATGCTAGAGCGAAACGATATTTTTAATGCATGATAATGATTTATGCGGTGCCCGGAGGGTTTCCAAAAGTGGCAATGTGGAAGGGTTACTTTGCAGCAAAATTTCTTGTCGGAAGATAAAAGGTTAATAGATTGGGTGCTAGCATGATTTACCGGCACTCGTTTCGAACTCAACAGTTGCCGACTTATGACAGAGTTTGTTTGAGCAACTTGAAGGCATGGAGATTACTTTCCCCTCTATGGCTCATGTTGCCCCAATCTGTTGGGTCTTTGAAGAAAATTATCTCGAAAGGAGTTTGGAAGCAGCTTGCCATGACCTTGAGACGGCTGCCCCAATGTTTGAATCTTGTAGTGGTCTTCCCCCAATTAACTTATTCTTCTAACAATAGACTTCTAATTGACCAACATTTGAAGAGTTTGACTCACTGTACTCTTTGAGGTGACTTACCATAGTATTAGCCTAACGTAATTTGTCCCAATATCATGTGCGATGATATTATAGAATGTACAGCTTATTTTTTTCACTCAATAATTAGTGAAAGAACTATTAATAAATCATTTTGATGGGATTGTTAGCATTAGCGGTCATTTTTCATCTTAAAAATCATTATTTATGTCAGATATATGGTTGCTCTTAAAAGTCATTATTTATTTCAGATATATGATTGCATTGCCTCTCTTAAATTGCCAAATGTGCATTTTGACTGACATATATGTCTTTAGTTCAAATAAACTTGTGATTTCTGTTGGTTTTATTGCGGCTGCGAATTGATTTTATTGTATTGCCTCTCTTAAGTCATTATTTATGTTGGTTTTATTGCTGCAAATTGGTGATTGTTGTGTATTGAGTTATTTAGTTCTAATAATAAGAAGGATTAGCACAATGCATCGTGAGGAAATCATGTTTACAAAGCATCATTACGTGAAGTAATCGATATTTTTGGTGAACGTGTGATGGAAGTTTACAATGCATCATGAGAAGTTGTAGAAGAGTACTTAAAACAAGCATTGTAGTTTGTTTTAGTCTTATAATGATCAACTTAGATAGGCTTGTGGAAAAAACAAAAACGATAAAGCATGTTGTTCATGCCAATTGTTTTATAGGAATGTAGCTGAACTGAAAGAATTGTGATTCTGCTCCAAATATTGTGTTCACATgtttattaaataattaatgtatttTTTCATATTAAAAAGTAAAATAGGATTAGAGGAATGAATAAGTGAGTAGTAGAAAATGTGGAGTCTCGAGAAGCGTGACAACTTATGGATCCTGACTCTCACCGGCGACGACCAAAACCGCCTCAATCCAACCCTAATCGATTCCCTTCTCTCAACCCTAACAAATCTCGCTTCTCAATCCACTCCCGGCTCCGTCCTCATCACCACCGCCAAAGGCAAATTCTTCTCCAACGGCTTCGACTTACCATGGGCTCGCACCGCCGGCTCCAAATCCGCCGCAATGAATCGCCTTCGTTCCATGGTCGAGTCCTTTAAACCCGTCGCGGCGGCGCTGATTTCTCTTCCTATGCCAACCATCGCCGCCATCAACGGCCACGCCTCCGGCGTCGGATTCTTGCTTGCGATCTGCCACGACTATGTCTTGATGAGGAGTGACCAAGGCGTGTTGTACATGCCGGAGGTGAATCTCGCGCTGCCGATGCCGGATTACTTCGCTGCCGTGATGAGAGACAAGATCAAGACACCGGCGGTGCTGCGTGATGTGTTGTTGGCCGGTGTTAAGATCAAGGGGAAAGAGGCTGTTAAGATGGGAATCGTGGATTCGGCGCATGATAGTGCAGAGAGTACGGTAGAGGCTGCTGTGCGCCTGGGGGAACAATTGGCACAGAAGAAATGGGTTGGGGAAGTGTATGCAGAGATAAGGAAGAGTTTGTATCCTGATTCGTGTGAGGTTTTGGGATTGACTCCGAAATCGCTCATTTCGAAGATTTGAATTGAGTTTCAGAATTCAATTTTATGCCATTTTATTAAGGAATTTACTTGGATTCTTTAAGATTATGTTTCAATGCATGTGATGTGAGCTTGAAGATTGTGTTAATGAAATCATTGGATTCAGAATAAGTTTGAGGAAATCACTGAACCTCCAATGTTTAATCTCTGTAGAAGTCAAAATACTGTGCCATTGTGATTTTTGTTGAAGCTTCAAAATATAGTCTTTATCAACAATATTACGGTGGCATCATTGCAGGCCCGTCTTAAGTTTGTTGAGGTTTGGTATAATTTAAACATAGTGTAACCGTGACAAAATAAATAGGGGTCGTATTTATTTAGGATTTTATAAGGTCTTATTTAGTCACGGTTTAACCGTGACAAATTTACGGTTATGCATCCTTGATTTAGGGGAATCCAAATATGCATTTAGTGGTTGGTTGAAAAAACTATAGATTAACTATGTATGCAAATTATACCATGTGCAAGTCATAAGGTGAATCATATAAACCAGTGTGCATTGAAGTTTCTCAGGATTGCATTCTTGATTTTTACTCAAACTCCATTGCCAACATGGTATGGTTTATAAAGGATTGACTTCTATTTTCTATTGATGAACATGTAAATTGAAATCAAGGTAATACA from Lathyrus oleraceus cultivar Zhongwan6 chromosome 1, CAAS_Psat_ZW6_1.0, whole genome shotgun sequence includes:
- the LOC127082257 gene encoding enoyl-CoA delta isomerase 2, peroxisomal, whose protein sequence is MCSLEKRDNLWILTITGDDQNRLNPTLIDSLLSTLTNLSSQSTPGSVLITTAKGKFFSNGFDLLWARAAGSKSAAAVRLQSMVDSLKPVAAAMISLPMPTIAAINGHASAAGLLLAMCHDYVTMRSDRGVLYMPEVDLGLPLPDYFSAVMKEKIKTPAVLRDVLLAGVKIKGKEAVEMGIVDSAHDSVESTIEAAVRLGEELAQKKWVGKVYAEIRKSLYPDACKVLGLTPISLISKM
- the LOC127082265 gene encoding enoyl-CoA delta isomerase 2, peroxisomal; the encoded protein is MWSLEKRDNLWILTLTGDDQNRLNPTLIDSLLSTLTNLASQSTPGSVLITTAKGKFFSNGFDLPWARTAGSKSAAMNRLRSMVESFKPVAAALISLPMPTIAAINGHASGVGFLLAICHDYVLMRSDQGVLYMPEVNLALPMPDYFAAVMRDKIKTPAVLRDVLLAGVKIKGKEAVKMGIVDSAHDSAESTVEAAVRLGEQLAQKKWVGEVYAEIRKSLYPDSCEVLGLTPKSLISKI